In a single window of the Melioribacteraceae bacterium genome:
- a CDS encoding glycoside hydrolase family 43 protein: MIAILGILLLACASQKEITAQGEERFLNPILAGFYPDPSLEKVGDDYYLINSTFAYYPGIPIFHSKDLVNWKQIGHVLDRPEQLNLDGFGVSRAIFAPAIKHHKGIFYVTCTLVDGGGNFVVTATNPAGPYSNPVWLPEVNGIDPSIFFEDDKAYLLYNSDAPDNKPLYEGHRTIRMYEFDYKNLKVVGENKILINGGVDLSKKPIWIEGPHIYKRNGYYYIIPAEGGTAEDHSQVAFRSKNVDGPYIPWEKNPILTQRHLDPKRQYPITSTGHAAFVETAKGDWWAVFLACRPYEPFEMNYYNTGRETFLAPVKWTDDGWPIINPDFEEVQYSYPVPLAPVVKQDIPLNGNFTLREDFNSSSLPYYWIFLRTPHEKWYSFNDGKLKINLRPETVAGKKNPSFITRRQQHAHAEASLSINFKPNAENEKAGLIVFHDEKHFYYLCKSLKDNGEVVQLYKSVNSKNENEMELLAEKKLNSNKDLFLKIKIEGIDLSFYFAEKEGDWNLLKDKVDASILSVKKAWAFVGSTFGMYATSLGQASNNSAQFDWFEYTGDDKVYKFKK; this comes from the coding sequence ATGATAGCAATATTGGGAATATTACTGTTGGCTTGTGCTTCACAAAAAGAAATAACCGCACAAGGTGAAGAGCGTTTTTTAAATCCTATACTTGCCGGATTTTATCCTGATCCAAGTTTAGAAAAAGTGGGGGATGATTACTACCTGATAAATTCAACTTTTGCTTATTATCCGGGCATACCAATTTTTCATAGTAAAGATTTAGTTAACTGGAAACAGATTGGCCATGTACTAGATAGACCCGAGCAATTGAATCTTGATGGTTTTGGAGTATCACGTGCCATTTTTGCACCAGCAATTAAACATCATAAAGGAATATTTTATGTAACTTGTACACTAGTTGATGGAGGTGGCAATTTTGTAGTTACCGCTACAAATCCAGCAGGCCCATATTCAAACCCGGTTTGGCTCCCGGAAGTTAATGGAATTGATCCCTCAATATTTTTTGAGGATGATAAAGCATATTTACTTTATAACAGTGATGCCCCAGATAATAAACCATTGTATGAAGGGCATCGTACTATACGCATGTATGAGTTTGATTATAAAAATCTAAAAGTCGTTGGTGAAAATAAAATACTGATCAACGGTGGAGTTGATTTATCGAAGAAACCTATCTGGATTGAAGGCCCCCACATCTATAAAAGAAACGGATACTACTACATTATTCCCGCTGAGGGAGGAACTGCAGAAGATCACTCTCAAGTAGCTTTCAGAAGCAAAAATGTTGATGGTCCCTATATCCCGTGGGAAAAAAATCCAATTCTCACTCAACGTCATCTTGACCCCAAAAGACAATATCCAATAACTTCCACAGGTCATGCGGCATTTGTTGAGACTGCAAAAGGTGATTGGTGGGCAGTATTTTTAGCGTGCAGACCATACGAACCATTTGAAATGAATTATTATAATACCGGCAGGGAGACTTTTTTAGCTCCAGTGAAATGGACTGATGATGGCTGGCCAATAATAAATCCCGATTTTGAAGAAGTTCAATATTCTTACCCGGTTCCGCTTGCACCGGTGGTGAAACAAGATATTCCTCTTAATGGAAATTTTACATTGCGTGAAGATTTTAATTCTTCCTCACTTCCATATTACTGGATTTTTTTGCGAACCCCTCATGAAAAGTGGTATTCATTCAATGATGGAAAACTCAAAATTAATCTTCGTCCCGAAACCGTTGCCGGGAAAAAGAATCCAAGTTTTATAACTAGAAGACAGCAGCATGCTCATGCCGAGGCATCGCTTTCAATCAATTTTAAACCAAATGCCGAAAATGAAAAGGCGGGTTTGATAGTGTTTCATGACGAGAAGCATTTTTATTATTTGTGCAAATCCCTAAAAGATAATGGTGAAGTTGTACAATTGTATAAATCGGTGAATTCTAAAAATGAAAATGAAATGGAATTGCTCGCTGAGAAAAAATTAAATAGTAACAAAGATCTATTCTTGAAAATAAAGATTGAGGGAATTGACTTATCCTTCTACTTTGCTGAGAAGGAAGGTGATTGGAATTTATTAAAAGATAAAGTTGACGCGTCAATTTTAAGTGTTAAAAAAGCATGGGCTTTCGTGGGAAGCACTTTTGGAATGTATGCTACATCTCTTGGGCAAGCAAGCAATAACTCGGCTCAATTTGATTGGTTTGAGTACACAGGAGACGATAAAGTTTATAAGTTTAAGAAATAA
- a CDS encoding glycoside hydrolase family 88 protein, which translates to MLIINKYSFYLKGFLLGFLILILLNVKIFSQSKNETEKVLMMMSSEIIKSTSFSFISDSSGREFNSTNEIPVGEKVKIKSPYNDWRYWNGVLGISFLKLSSKLNLPELKHFVSRNLAFAFDNVDYFKSNHKDGWKWSYPFGQLFITEELDDCGAMGASLIELTKFDNQPRYQNYINSSANHILKKQIRLKDKTLVRHFPAKYTIWADDLYMGLVFLSRMGEITGEQKYFDDAALQVINYHKYLFNEQKGLMHHCWYSDLKRNGVAFWGRANGWALLAQIELLERLPLNHPKRKILISLLQKHILGISQYQSSNGLWRQLLDKPDSYNETSCSAMFTYVVASAVKNGFIEERYLSIAIRGWEGIMTKIDKDTGEVEGVCAGTVVSDDLVYYYNRPTPLNDIHGLGAIILAGIEMLDVLK; encoded by the coding sequence ATGTTAATTATTAATAAATATAGTTTTTATCTGAAAGGTTTTCTGCTCGGATTCCTAATTTTAATTTTACTGAATGTTAAAATATTTTCTCAATCAAAAAATGAGACTGAGAAGGTATTGATGATGATGAGCAGTGAAATAATTAAATCTACTTCTTTTAGTTTTATCTCTGATTCTTCGGGAAGAGAATTTAATTCTACTAATGAAATTCCGGTTGGTGAAAAAGTAAAGATTAAAAGTCCTTATAATGATTGGAGATACTGGAATGGGGTGCTGGGTATTTCATTCTTAAAACTAAGTTCAAAATTAAATTTGCCGGAATTGAAGCATTTTGTTTCCAGAAATCTGGCATTTGCCTTCGATAATGTTGATTACTTCAAATCAAATCATAAAGATGGATGGAAATGGAGTTATCCATTTGGACAGTTATTTATAACAGAAGAATTGGACGATTGCGGAGCTATGGGCGCAAGTTTAATAGAACTAACTAAATTCGATAATCAGCCACGGTACCAAAATTACATCAACAGTTCAGCTAATCATATATTGAAAAAACAAATACGACTAAAGGATAAAACTCTTGTTCGCCACTTCCCCGCAAAGTATACAATCTGGGCGGATGATCTTTATATGGGACTCGTATTTCTTTCGAGAATGGGAGAGATTACCGGAGAGCAAAAATATTTTGATGACGCCGCATTACAAGTAATTAATTATCACAAATATCTTTTTAATGAACAGAAAGGATTAATGCACCATTGCTGGTATTCAGATTTGAAAAGGAATGGAGTTGCGTTTTGGGGTCGAGCTAACGGTTGGGCTTTACTTGCACAAATTGAATTATTGGAGCGATTACCATTAAATCACCCGAAAAGAAAAATTCTTATTTCACTTCTTCAGAAACATATTTTAGGAATTTCTCAATATCAAAGTAGCAATGGTTTATGGAGACAATTATTAGATAAACCGGACTCTTACAATGAAACATCGTGCAGCGCGATGTTTACCTACGTAGTTGCAAGCGCAGTAAAAAATGGTTTTATTGAAGAGAGATATTTGTCAATTGCAATTAGAGGCTGGGAAGGGATCATGACAAAGATTGATAAGGATACGGGAGAAGTTGAAGGAGTTTGCGCCGGGACTGTAGTGAGTGATGATTTGGTTTATTATTATAATCGTCCTACACCCTTGAATGATATACATGGGCTGGGTGCAATCATTCTTGCAGGAATTGAAATGCTGGATGTACTGAAATAA
- a CDS encoding cobalamin-dependent protein (Presence of a B(12) (cobalamin)-binding domain implies dependence on cobalamin itself, in one of its several forms, or in some unusual lineages, dependence on a cobalamin-like analog.): MHELIEKISICVERGKVNKAASYPPTMKGEDGADEITRLAIEQSMNPEEILQACNIGMQRIGERFGRNEVFVPELLMAAKAMNAVMAHLKPFFKAGTVKTKGKFVLGTVAGDLHDIGKNLVSMVVEGNGWEVIDLGVDVKPAKFIEKIKENPGCIVGLSALLTTTMVSMSKTVQEIKAQFPDIKIIVGGAPLSPKSAEEMGADGYSPNPQGAVDFLTRIGSV; this comes from the coding sequence ATGCATGAGCTAATTGAAAAAATAAGTATTTGTGTAGAAAGAGGAAAAGTAAACAAAGCCGCATCTTATCCACCAACAATGAAAGGTGAAGATGGAGCCGATGAAATAACCCGGCTTGCTATTGAGCAATCAATGAATCCCGAGGAAATTCTTCAAGCATGCAATATTGGTATGCAGAGAATTGGTGAACGATTTGGTAGAAATGAAGTATTCGTACCCGAACTATTGATGGCCGCTAAAGCAATGAACGCGGTGATGGCACACTTAAAACCATTTTTCAAAGCGGGCACTGTAAAGACTAAAGGTAAATTTGTACTAGGAACAGTTGCAGGAGATCTTCACGATATTGGTAAAAATTTAGTGTCAATGGTAGTTGAAGGAAATGGCTGGGAAGTAATTGATTTAGGTGTTGATGTTAAACCGGCTAAGTTTATTGAGAAGATTAAAGAAAATCCAGGCTGCATAGTTGGGTTGAGCGCATTATTAACTACAACAATGGTGAGCATGTCTAAAACTGTGCAGGAAATTAAAGCACAATTCCCGGATATTAAAATAATAGTTGGAGGCGCGCCTCTATCTCCAAAATCCGCCGAAGAAATGGGAGCCGATGGTTATTCGCCAAACCCACAAGGAGCGGTAGATTTCTTGACTAGAATTGGCTCTGTTTAA
- a CDS encoding glycosyl hydrolase 115 family protein: MKKLFLLSIIFSFISVIETFGFDGEKYITTDKKKSKFTISENGKSAPIFISGNDYPGIQRVSKHLQNDIANVTNTKPEVLIDNFNENKDVIIIGTIGKNPVIDQLIKEKKLNVDAITGKWETYLITAIEKPLPNIDRALIIAGSDKRGTIFGMYDLSNQIGVSPWYWWADVPVRKQNSLYVLPGKFSIGEPKVKYRGIFINDEAPALTGWVFKRYGGFNSKFYEHVFELILRMKGNFLWPAMWGRAFYDDDPNNPRLADEYGVVIGTSHHEPMMRAHDEWRRYGRGGKWNYEKNKEGLQEFWRDGIKSMGNYESIVTLAMRGDGDEAMSPDANLSLLENIVNDQREILKEVTGKEITEIPQVWALYKEVQEYYDKGMRVPDDVTLLLCDDNWGNVRILPDINAKPRKGGYGMYYHYDFVGGPRNYKWLNTNPIARIWEQMNLTYRYGVDRIWIVNVGDIKPMEFPIEFFLDFAWNPDNIPASKLPAYTLQWVEKQFGHQFSKEIAEIVETYTKFNGRRKPEMLHYDTYSLTDYKEFKTVVDEFNELTAKAQCINDKLPKEYRDAFFQLVLHPTSAMANLYDMYLSLAKNYLYESQGRVSTNHYASKVKYHFNKDTLITDHYNKIIAEGKWAHMMDQSHIGYTSWQQPERNIMPKVKTITPLDNADLGVAIEGSTKWYNNNEIQPSLPVFDLYNNQKYYIDVFNRGNTPLDFEILTSEPWIIIDSKYGRIETDKRIIVSVDWNLAPKGGLIGSVIINGSDKKTVTVKVVAENFASPTPNKINGFVESNGYVSIEAENYTNKINSNGISWLTIPNFGKTGSGVTPLPVTASSQNIDANSPRLEYLIHFFTEREVTVKAYFAPTQNFKHGTKGLHYAISFDDETPQIKNVHEKDTIPDWKYPREWNEAVSNKIKIITSKHTITKPGEHTLKFWMIDPGLVLQKIVIDTGGLKPSYLGPPQSFNRSIK, translated from the coding sequence TTGAAAAAGTTATTTCTTCTCTCAATAATTTTTTCATTTATATCTGTAATTGAGACGTTTGGATTCGATGGTGAGAAATATATTACTACAGATAAAAAGAAGAGCAAGTTCACAATCTCGGAAAATGGTAAATCAGCTCCCATATTTATAAGTGGTAACGATTATCCAGGAATTCAGAGAGTTTCTAAACATCTGCAAAATGATATTGCTAATGTAACAAACACAAAACCGGAAGTGTTGATAGATAACTTTAATGAAAATAAGGATGTAATTATTATTGGAACCATCGGAAAAAATCCGGTAATCGATCAACTGATAAAAGAGAAAAAATTGAATGTTGATGCTATTACAGGGAAATGGGAAACATACCTTATTACTGCTATTGAAAAACCATTACCAAATATTGATAGAGCATTAATAATTGCCGGCAGTGATAAAAGAGGTACAATATTTGGGATGTATGATCTATCAAATCAAATTGGCGTTTCACCCTGGTATTGGTGGGCCGATGTGCCGGTGAGGAAACAAAATTCCTTATATGTACTTCCCGGAAAATTTTCGATTGGCGAGCCAAAAGTAAAATACCGCGGCATTTTTATTAATGATGAAGCTCCCGCGTTAACCGGATGGGTATTCAAACGATATGGAGGATTTAACTCAAAATTTTATGAGCATGTTTTTGAATTGATTTTAAGGATGAAGGGAAATTTTTTGTGGCCTGCAATGTGGGGCAGAGCTTTCTATGACGATGATCCTAATAATCCAAGATTGGCTGATGAGTATGGGGTGGTTATTGGTACTTCTCATCACGAGCCAATGATGCGTGCGCACGATGAATGGAGGCGTTATGGCAGAGGGGGTAAATGGAATTATGAAAAGAATAAAGAGGGACTTCAAGAATTTTGGCGCGATGGAATTAAAAGTATGGGTAATTATGAAAGTATTGTTACACTCGCAATGAGGGGTGATGGCGATGAAGCAATGAGTCCAGACGCAAATCTTTCTCTGCTTGAAAATATAGTGAATGATCAAAGAGAAATATTAAAAGAAGTTACCGGAAAAGAAATTACAGAGATACCTCAGGTATGGGCACTTTATAAGGAGGTGCAGGAATATTATGATAAAGGAATGAGAGTTCCCGATGATGTTACTCTTTTACTTTGTGACGATAACTGGGGAAATGTTAGAATTCTTCCAGATATAAATGCCAAGCCAAGAAAAGGTGGGTATGGAATGTATTATCATTACGACTTTGTGGGGGGGCCAAGAAACTACAAATGGTTGAATACAAATCCAATTGCCCGAATTTGGGAACAGATGAATCTTACTTATAGGTATGGTGTTGATAGAATTTGGATTGTGAATGTTGGGGATATTAAACCAATGGAATTTCCTATTGAGTTTTTTTTAGATTTTGCCTGGAATCCGGACAATATACCCGCATCAAAACTGCCAGCTTATACTCTCCAATGGGTTGAAAAACAATTTGGCCATCAATTCTCAAAAGAAATTGCTGAGATTGTTGAGACATACACCAAATTTAATGGAAGACGCAAACCTGAAATGTTGCATTATGATACTTATAGTTTAACTGATTATAAAGAATTTAAGACTGTTGTTGACGAATTTAATGAGTTGACAGCGAAAGCTCAGTGTATTAATGATAAGCTTCCAAAAGAATACAGAGATGCATTTTTTCAGTTAGTGCTTCATCCAACTTCGGCAATGGCTAACCTCTATGATATGTACTTATCACTTGCAAAGAATTATTTATATGAATCGCAAGGAAGAGTATCAACCAATCATTATGCCTCTAAAGTTAAATACCATTTTAATAAGGATACGTTAATAACCGATCACTACAATAAAATTATAGCCGAAGGGAAATGGGCCCATATGATGGATCAATCCCATATCGGTTACACATCATGGCAGCAGCCTGAAAGAAATATAATGCCTAAAGTAAAAACTATTACACCTTTAGATAATGCAGATCTGGGAGTAGCTATTGAGGGCTCAACTAAATGGTATAACAATAATGAAATTCAACCTTCTCTTCCAGTATTTGATTTATACAATAATCAAAAATATTATATAGATGTATTTAATAGAGGTAATACTCCACTCGATTTTGAGATTCTAACTTCTGAACCATGGATAATCATCGACAGTAAATATGGAAGGATAGAAACTGATAAAAGAATTATTGTCTCAGTCGATTGGAACTTAGCGCCAAAGGGAGGTCTTATTGGCTCTGTGATAATTAATGGCTCCGATAAAAAAACTGTAACGGTAAAAGTTGTAGCAGAAAATTTTGCATCCCCTACACCTAATAAAATAAATGGATTTGTTGAAAGCAATGGATATGTCTCTATCGAGGCGGAAAACTATACAAATAAAATAAACTCCAATGGAATAAGCTGGTTGACAATTCCAAACTTTGGAAAGACCGGATCGGGTGTAACTCCATTGCCAGTTACTGCATCTTCACAAAATATTGATGCTAACTCACCGCGGCTTGAGTATTTAATTCACTTTTTTACAGAGAGGGAGGTTACTGTAAAAGCATATTTTGCTCCAACTCAAAATTTTAAACATGGAACAAAAGGTCTTCATTATGCAATATCATTCGACGATGAAACTCCTCAAATAAAAAATGTTCATGAAAAAGATACAATCCCCGATTGGAAATATCCGAGAGAATGGAATGAAGCGGTGAGTAATAAAATTAAAATTATTACCTCAAAGCATACAATTACAAAACCAGGCGAACATACTTTAAAATTCTGGATGATTGATCCAGGACTGGTTCTACAAAAAATAGTTATTGATACTGGAGGATTGAAACCGAGTTATCTTGGGCCGCCTCAAAGTTTTAATCGATCGATAAAATGA
- a CDS encoding xylanase yields the protein MYKTKLYIVKSIIIIIMLISNSSCSSTIITKGSYHSGKYQNLFTQLLGKSEDEVNSKINSGFKQLFHGDPSNQKIYYEVEPDMAYMLDVIHNDVRSEGISYGMMISVQLNKKEEFDRLWKWAVTFMQHKEGQRDGYFAWHTKPDGTKLDSNSASDGEIWFVTSLFFASARWGDGEGIFNYKEQAQKILDAMLSKNENSDDPKVVTNMFNRKEKQVVFVPAGEADDFTDPSYHVPHYYELWAMWANKENDFWRSAAETSREFFKKTVNPKTGLAPDYSLFNGQGYNPWNGGTHNFQYDAWRVAMNIAVDYQWFAKDKWAVEQSNRILNFFYKEGIDTYPGLYTLDGKKLTSERNTGLIAMNGVAALASTNENRIEFVKRVYDMEIPSGYGRYYDGCLYMLAMLQLSGNFRIYSPL from the coding sequence ATGTATAAAACCAAACTTTATATTGTAAAATCAATAATTATAATAATTATGTTAATATCTAATAGTTCCTGTTCCTCAACCATAATTACGAAGGGTAGTTACCATTCTGGAAAATATCAAAATTTATTTACGCAACTTCTCGGTAAAAGCGAGGATGAAGTAAACTCGAAAATAAATAGTGGGTTCAAACAGCTTTTTCATGGAGACCCGAGCAATCAAAAAATCTATTATGAAGTTGAGCCGGATATGGCTTATATGCTTGATGTTATCCACAATGATGTCCGGTCAGAGGGAATTTCGTATGGAATGATGATCTCTGTTCAATTAAACAAAAAGGAAGAATTTGACCGGTTATGGAAATGGGCTGTAACATTTATGCAGCACAAAGAGGGGCAGCGTGATGGATATTTTGCATGGCATACAAAACCGGATGGAACGAAACTCGATTCAAATTCTGCTTCCGATGGCGAAATTTGGTTTGTTACATCACTATTCTTTGCATCTGCACGATGGGGTGACGGTGAGGGAATTTTTAATTATAAAGAACAGGCGCAGAAAATTCTTGACGCAATGTTAAGCAAGAATGAAAATTCGGATGATCCAAAAGTTGTAACAAATATGTTCAATAGAAAAGAAAAACAGGTAGTGTTTGTTCCAGCTGGCGAAGCCGATGATTTTACTGATCCTTCCTACCATGTTCCTCACTATTATGAACTTTGGGCAATGTGGGCGAATAAAGAAAATGATTTTTGGAGATCTGCCGCAGAGACAAGTAGAGAGTTCTTTAAGAAAACGGTAAATCCAAAAACCGGATTGGCTCCCGATTATTCACTTTTTAATGGCCAAGGATATAACCCTTGGAATGGGGGAACGCATAATTTTCAATATGATGCGTGGCGTGTGGCAATGAATATTGCGGTTGATTATCAATGGTTCGCAAAGGATAAATGGGCTGTTGAACAATCAAATAGAATACTCAACTTTTTTTATAAAGAAGGAATAGATACTTATCCAGGACTCTATACACTCGATGGCAAAAAATTAACTTCAGAAAGAAACACCGGGTTAATAGCGATGAATGGGGTCGCGGCATTAGCATCTACTAATGAAAATAGAATTGAGTTTGTAAAACGAGTATATGATATGGAAATTCCCAGTGGGTATGGCCGTTATTATGATGGCTGTTTGTATATGCTGGCGATGTTACAACTCAGTGGTAATTTTAGAATATATTCACCATTGTAG
- a CDS encoding uroporphyrinogen decarboxylase: MTDQHWDLLKKVIAGETLEKIPTGFIIDCPWLPNWYGINIVDYFSNDDLWLKANLKAINDFPDVMFLPGFWSEFGMCTEPSAFGARCTFPTNEFPHAHKVIHSVEDIENLPQPNVSTDGLLPFMLNRLKMNRQKIEDAGHKIRFSVSRGPLNIASYLMGSTEFLTTMMMYPDQAHLLIRKITDYLKDWHLLQREAIPTIDGILMLDDIIGFMGEPEFLEFGLPYFKELYDSDVSIKFLHNDAPCRVSTPHLPEMGVNFYNMGFDVSLNELKELTQNKVTMLGNLPPRDVLASGTTDEVKSETTKLIKSLNDRSHIVMSCGGGMPPNVSSENIQAFIDAVNNN, from the coding sequence ATGACTGATCAACATTGGGATTTACTCAAGAAAGTTATTGCGGGCGAAACATTAGAAAAAATACCCACCGGGTTCATAATCGATTGCCCATGGCTGCCTAATTGGTATGGTATTAATATAGTTGACTATTTCTCGAATGATGATTTATGGCTGAAAGCGAATTTAAAAGCGATAAATGATTTCCCCGATGTAATGTTTTTACCCGGTTTCTGGTCAGAATTTGGAATGTGTACTGAGCCATCTGCTTTCGGTGCTAGATGCACTTTCCCGACAAACGAATTCCCACATGCACACAAAGTGATTCATTCGGTTGAGGATATCGAAAATCTTCCCCAACCAAATGTATCAACCGATGGATTGCTTCCATTTATGTTGAACAGATTAAAAATGAACCGTCAGAAAATTGAAGACGCCGGGCATAAAATTCGATTCTCTGTTTCGCGAGGACCATTAAATATTGCCAGTTATCTAATGGGTTCAACGGAATTTTTAACAACGATGATGATGTACCCCGACCAAGCTCATCTATTAATTAGAAAAATTACAGATTACTTAAAAGATTGGCACTTGCTTCAGAGAGAAGCAATTCCAACTATCGATGGAATTTTAATGCTGGATGATATAATCGGTTTTATGGGCGAACCAGAATTTCTTGAGTTTGGTCTTCCATATTTTAAAGAACTTTATGATTCGGATGTATCGATTAAATTTTTACATAACGACGCGCCATGCAGAGTATCAACTCCTCATTTGCCTGAAATGGGAGTTAATTTTTATAATATGGGTTTTGATGTATCATTAAATGAATTGAAGGAATTGACTCAAAACAAAGTCACTATGCTTGGAAATTTGCCCCCTCGTGATGTACTGGCAAGCGGAACAACAGATGAAGTAAAATCCGAAACCACAAAGCTTATAAAATCGCTGAATGACAGATCACATATAGTAATGTCGTGCGGGGGAGGAATGCCTCCAAATGTTTCCTCGGAAAATATTCAAGCTTTTATTGACGCGGTGAATAATAATTAA
- a CDS encoding homocysteine S-methyltransferase family protein, with protein MKSLLEEIKKGKILISDGAWGTFLQKKGLEPGECPEHWNIIKRDSVLEIAQSYINAGADIILTNSFGASPHKLKHYKLEDQAWEINKAAAEISREAASDKFVLGSVGPTGAILMMGDVSEEEIFNGFKLQAQALEKGGADAICIETMSDVHEAILAVKAAKEFTNLEIVCTFTFHSTVNGDYKTMMGVSPAEMTSALIEAGADIIGSNCGNGFEQMIDIVKDIRKVSKTIPILVHANAGKPLVEDNQTIFPETPQMMVDRVDALISCGANIIGGCCGTTPEHIRALSNKIKAL; from the coding sequence ATGAAATCACTTTTAGAAGAAATTAAAAAAGGAAAGATATTAATCTCGGATGGAGCGTGGGGTACTTTTCTCCAAAAGAAGGGATTAGAACCGGGTGAGTGTCCCGAGCATTGGAATATTATTAAACGAGATTCAGTTTTAGAAATTGCACAAAGCTATATTAATGCCGGAGCCGATATTATACTCACTAATAGTTTTGGCGCGAGTCCACATAAACTGAAGCATTATAAGCTGGAAGATCAAGCGTGGGAGATAAATAAAGCCGCGGCTGAAATTTCTCGTGAAGCTGCAAGCGATAAATTTGTGCTTGGTTCGGTGGGACCTACCGGCGCAATCTTGATGATGGGAGATGTTTCTGAAGAAGAAATTTTTAATGGATTTAAATTGCAAGCTCAAGCTTTAGAAAAAGGGGGAGCTGATGCAATTTGTATCGAAACTATGTCTGATGTTCATGAGGCAATTTTAGCGGTAAAAGCGGCAAAGGAATTTACGAACCTCGAAATAGTTTGTACATTCACTTTTCATTCAACTGTTAATGGCGATTATAAAACAATGATGGGAGTATCACCTGCGGAAATGACTTCAGCATTAATAGAAGCCGGCGCTGATATTATTGGTTCAAATTGCGGCAATGGGTTTGAACAGATGATTGATATAGTAAAGGATATCCGTAAAGTAAGTAAAACAATCCCAATATTGGTTCATGCAAATGCGGGTAAACCATTAGTGGAAGATAATCAAACAATTTTTCCTGAAACTCCACAAATGATGGTTGACCGGGTAGATGCATTAATTTCTTGCGGAGCCAATATTATTGGGGGCTGTTGCGGAACAACCCCAGAGCATATCCGCGCGCTATCTAATAAAATTAAAGCCCTCTAA